A DNA window from Castanea sativa cultivar Marrone di Chiusa Pesio chromosome 7, ASM4071231v1 contains the following coding sequences:
- the LOC142644278 gene encoding LOW QUALITY PROTEIN: uncharacterized protein LOC142644278 (The sequence of the model RefSeq protein was modified relative to this genomic sequence to represent the inferred CDS: inserted 1 base in 1 codon; substituted 1 base at 1 genomic stop codon) produces MIRLRTISRVEISITRFITANFRFLVGQSTTTFLVQNQLIKERKLQKCYGSSNAFPLFPSNPTRSHSRHPCNFAVEYVANNTAWNTPGGVRFNNQIESEYSKQTLISATYFIWSLFHENTDADRMFLPKVILFIDDTDGVAYAINNQIHVSARYINGYSGDVRTEITGVLYHENTHMXNGGGNGXSVPGGLIEGIADCVRLNAGFAPSHWVKPGQGDRWDHGYDVTALFSDYCNSLRYGFVAELNKKLRTGYSVNFFVELLGKSVDQLWSDYKSKYAK; encoded by the exons ATGATAAGGTTGAGGACCATATCTAGAGTGGAGATAAGTATTACGAGGTTTATAACAGCAAATTTCAGATTTCTTGTAGGGCAG AGCACAACCACATTTCTTGTGCAGAACCAAttaataaaggaaagaaaattacaaaagtgCTATGGCTCATCAAATGCTTTCCCTCTCTTTCCTAGTAACCCTACTCGTAGTCATTCAAGGCATCCATGCAACTTTGCAGTTGAATATGTTGCCAACAACACCGCTTGGAACACTCCTGGTGGAGTTCGTTTCAACAATCAGATTGAGTCCGAATATAGTAAGCAAACATTGATTTCTGCCACATATTTCATATGGAGTCTCTTTCATGAAAACACTGATGCGGACAGAATGTTTCTGCCCAAAGTGATCTTGTTCATCGATGATACAGATGGAGTTGCATATGCTATCAACAACCAGATCCATGTTAGTGCAAGGTACATCAATGGATATTCTGGCGACGTGAGAACTGAAATCACAGGAGTGTTATACCATGAAAACACACATA GCAATGGGGGTGGTAATGGATAAAGTGTTCCAGGTGGATTGATTGAAGGAATTGCTGATTGTGTGAGGTTGAACGCAGGGTTTGCGCCTAGTCACTGGGTGAAGCCTGGACAAGGTGATAGATGGGATCATGGCTATGATGTTACTGCTCTATTTTCGGACTATTGCAATAGTCTTAGATATGGGTTCGTGGCtgaattgaataagaaattgaggACTGGTtatagtgttaatttttttgttgaactgCTCGGAAAGTCTGTTGATCAGCTCTGGAGCGACTACAAATCCAAGTATGCAAAATAA